The nucleotide window AGGGGTTAAAGGCTAATGAAAACCTTTGAAAATTTGTGGTGttagtttttgtttgttttttataaaaaaatgtccatcagtgtgtttggtgcaactttctaaatactttttattaaaaattatttttaccttttgagatgccgctgctttgtattctgtataaagagcagctgtatccagcactgaaacctgtatctgttaggtcagcggcactgacgggtttagtgtcagcgtgtccacgcaggatcgagctgttaccgatcacatgtaagttcataAGTGGCACCAAACACACTCATAcgcatttttatatataaaaaaaataactttttaaaggctatgtacaccttttgaaatcatttttattaaaaaaacattgtccATTAGTGCGATTGGtggaacttcctaaatacatcttgtaaaagtagtaaaacctaaaaaaacaatagaaatttggtatcgccgtaatggtattgacccacagaataaagtcaacatgtcgtTTTACCGCAcgttgtacgccgtaaaaaagaaatccCTCAAAATATGGAGGAATTGACGGTTGTTTTTCCCATTTCATCCCACAAATCATTTCTTTCCAGTtatctagtacattatatggtacaataaacggtgccatgaaaatctacaactcgtctcgcaaaaatcgaaccctcatacggctttattgacagaaaaattaaaaagttatttggaaggtggtgaggaaaaaactaaaatgaaaatccaaaaaatgtctgCGATGGGGAGGATTGAAAAGGGATGTATGAAATTAGAAAACAAGTCCCAATACACAGGGCAGTTTACCTATGTATTATAcactaaaaatgaaaaatattagtaATGGTAATctatgaggtgttttttttttagatccctttcttctttttcttctagaGACGGGCATATAAAAGCTATCTGAAGGCGCTCCCAGGACTCAAGAAGCTGGGCATTACCTCCGTGCTGTTACGAAAAACAATCGGATCCCTGGAACTTGCATGTGGAATTGTCCTGACTTTGGTCCCTGGACGTCCTAGAGATGTTGTCAACTTTGTCCTCCTTCTTCTAGTTCTCATTGTTCTGTTTTTCCACCAGCTTGTTGGAGATCCCTTGAAGCGATACGCCCATGCACTTGTTTTTGGTATTCTTCTCACTTGTCGTCTACTTGTTTCACGCCAGCCTGAAGAGGAATCGCATGACAAGAATGAAACACATAGTGTAAATGGGGCTGTCCCCCGAGACCCCAAGAAAATGAAGGTTTCTTAATCAAGAGAGTGGGTCTATTCCTAACAGTTTATAAGGATTCCGCAGAGTTGTTTTATAATTTTCCATATGACCTCCCACTAAATAATTTAAGATAAATCCTGTATTCAGTACCTCAGGAAAGTTTCTGAAAAAATAAGCTGGGGACATACTGCATACAAGCAACTTAGTATGAAAACCAGAGCGCTGGAATTGaaacaatatgtttttttttttcgttttttttccttgtaaacatGCGAGATTCTGGCAACAAACGCAGGCACCTGGGAATGTTTTGAACAAGAGTATGCATTAGGCTGTGTTCCTATCACCGTCTgtgttccgctgaggggttctgtcggaggtttccttcGGGTTAACTCCTCAGTGGAAAGgctaactgaaacctcagcttccgtttccctcaccgttgaactcaatggtgacggaaacctagctaatggttgatatcaatggtgagggaaacggaagcttaggtttccgtttgcctttccgttgaggggttaacccgacggaacccctcaacggaagggcaacggtgatgtgaataggcccttcaAACAAAAATACTTTTTAAAAGTCCTGGGATGTGCATGTCACGTATTACAATTATACCCAACAGAATTACAAAGACATTATAAATAACTGCAGATAAAACCATGTCATTTTACCCTTCCATAAAATTCATCGTAAGTATGGTGCCATAGTGCacagacacaaaataaaaaaatactatcaAACTCATCTGTGTTGTGTGTATGATTGTCACACttattttttaactttgtaattttgttttttatttccctctataaccccttgaggacacagccaattttgcaTTTCTGGACACAGCcccctttttcaaatctgacatgtcaatttATATGGTGATAACTTTTGTATGCTTTTActcatccaagcaattctgaaattgttttcttgtgacacattgtactttatgttagtggtaaacttTGGTGGATACATTgtgtttattgtgaaaaacaccaaaatgtatttaaaattagcatttttctaaattttaatgtatctacttgtaaggcagacagatagcaataccacacaaaatagttactagttaacatttaccatatgtttactttatgataGCATCACTTTTTCAATGTCATTTTATTTTGCTAGGATGTtagaaggcttataactttagcagcaatttctcacattttcaagaaaatttccgaaTCAATTTTTtagtgaccagttcagttctgaactggCTTTAGGGGGCCTATGTGCTAGAAAGCccatataaatcaccccattttaaaaactgcacgcttcaaaatatttaaaacagcatttagaatgttgcttaaccctttaggcattacaCTGGAGttaaagcaaattaaaggtgacaattacaaattaaatatttttccccaaaaaatcatttttaataaatttttctctgtaacacagaaggttttatcagagaaacacaacttaatatatattgcccagattctgcagtttttaaaaatatcccacatgtggccttagtatgCTACTGGGCTCAAAGACAAGCCTGTGTTAGGCATCTCGTGGTGCctaaacattggaaacacccaccaaaaagacaccattttggaaactaaactccctaaggaattcatctaagggtaggtatagtgagcattttcaccccacaggtcttttgctgaaTGTATTGgatgtaggccgtgaaaatcaaaatttttcatatgaaatgtagttttagctgagATTTTTACAAGggctaaagaaaatgcaccccaacatttgtaaagcaatatctcctgggtgccccaataccccatatgtgatcacaagatgctgtttgggcacatggcaaggctcagaagggaaggagtgtcgtttgggttttggagctcaaattttgctggaatggttttcgggtgccatgtcacatttgcaaagcccaacaATGGAAGCCCCCATTTGAGAAAGCACACTTATAAAGGAGTTCATCTAGgaatatagtgagaatttttaacccACAGCttatttgctgaatttatttaaattgagccgtaaaaatgaaaattaaatgtattttttttttcaaataaaagagttatagtgcatgttttttcatttttacaaggtaaaagaaaaaaagcatcCGAAAATGTATAAAACCATTTCGCCCAAATAcacaaataccccatatgtggtcataaactgcagttcgGACACATGGCatggctcagaagcgaaggagcgctatttggcttttggagctcaaattgttCTGGaacggttttcgggtgccatgaaggaacaaaacagtggaaacctcccaaaagggaCTCTACTtggggaaactaaacccctcaagaaacttaactaggagtatagtgagcattcataacccacagtttttttgcagaaattattggaattaggctgtgtaaatcaaaagcaatttctcccgagtatgaatATGTTCCATACAGGGTCATAAACTGACACATGGCACAGCTCAGAAATCCAGGAGCAGTACTTGGCATGAAgagttttctgtattttttttgggcgtcctgtcgcatttgcagagcccctgaggtaccagtgcagcggaagcccctgagaagtgactccacttGAAAAACTACACCCATCAGGGCATTTACCTAGGGATGTAGTGATCATTTCAACACCATAGGTGTTTTAAagatattagaattaggccgtgaaaatgaaacagtaatttttttgcaataatttttcatttttacaaggggtaataggagaaaaaataccacacaatttgttacctaatttctcccgagtatggcaatatatATATTGTTGCCTTAAATGGctttttggacacatggcaggactcagaatggaaggagcgccatacaGCTTTTAAaccacagattttgctgcattggcgtttgggtgccatgtcacttttgtaaaggccctgaggtaccagagcacagtggaaacccctgagaagttaccccagtttggaaactaaatacctcaaggcattttttatttGCCTGGatgtatgacagggctcaggagtgaaagcactATGCGCATTTGAAGCCTATTTTGCTAATTTTCACAGtagtggcccacaattgcagggctctgaggtcaaatacccccaagaagtgacccaattttggaaacgacacactTCAAGGCATTAATcaagcggtgtagtgagcatttttgagTGAGCATCAGTTTGCCACTGaatacaaatacctcataaactgttaagtgggttcaccagggtatgggaatgccatatatgtggatgtcagGAGTAACGGAGAAACAGGCGGATACCTCTCTGGAGCAGCCGGTTTGTGGATGATCCACGGTTAGAATTGTTCGTTCATCCCAGTCATGTAGACAAAGTAGGTACAAAAGGATTTTATTTAGTACAAAGAACAACAACAAAGTGAATCAAAACCAAagtggtttcttcctcaggtagcgtACAAATGACAATGGTAGGTggagtgcaggttaaataaccgaACGTGAGGTCGGTTAGGCTAAAAGCTACCGGGTCAAGCTTACAGGTCATGTTTACACTAGGATACCTAGACAAAAATTagctaaaaaatatattatacaatACATTAAAAATCGGTTTAGAGTGTCCCTATTAACAGTAATAAAATATTTCTGTAATAAAAATTCTGTGTAGtaaaaactattaaaatatatttaaaatctgAAAGGTGTTGGGAAGATGTGACTGCAATTTCAATCTTCACTGTATAGCGTCCTGGGTTGTCATGGTAATATACCGCTAAATTCGTATGTGATTTTTCCTCGCGCATTCTTTGCTAATACTAATATAGTCATGTTAAGATAGACTTGGTATGTAAATTGATGGTCACCCTAAACAATGGGTGAAGAGTTTTACTACTAAAACTTTATAGAAATACGATCTTTTAAAAATATAGATCCAATCATATAACTGTTTCTGATATAAATTCTTGTAGTTTGTGTCAAAACCTATATCAGGGAGTGCATTATATTGCAAGAAAAAAATGTGGTTTTAAACTTTAATTATGCTTTTTTTGTATATAATTTTTCTTTTCACGGTCTAAATTGTAATTTAAATTAACTTGATAACGAAATCTTTTCTTTTGTATCAGCAATTTGTATGAAACTGGATTTATAGTTTAAATCAAATGATTGTCTCCATTACGTCACTGAGTCCCTCAGGTATTAGGATCTTTAACTTGTATATGCAGAATATCTCTCGTTTACACAGTGAATCGAACCGGTCTGCTCTAAGTTCGTCTATTTGTTCAATTGGTGTGATAGTAAAACATTCAAAATTATTATTGTGGGCAAGAGTACAGTGTTTAGAAATACTAtgtcaaataaatatatttttgcagTTGGATTGATGTTTGTTCAAACGGCAATGTAGGGGTTGTATTGTTCTTCTCACATAGTGAAGACCACACTCACAGTTGATtagataaataacatattttGATTGACAATTCAATTGGGTCTCGATTTGGTATTTATTTTTAGTTTGATGTGATTGAAAAAAATCAGTGTTAGTGATGGTAGAGCAACATAGACATCTGTTTTTTCCGCATTTCAAGCTACCTTTTTTGTGTAATTGTGCATGTACACATGTAGTTTATTTGGTTATCTTTTGTTTTGGTTATCTTTTTATTTGGGAAGGGGACATACCAACTGCCACATTGTCAATCGTTAAATAACAACACCTGGGGGATTCATTTCACCTTCAATATTCAAATAAACGAGATAGATTTCCTTGATCTTACTATCTTAAATTTTTGACACAAACTACAATAATTTATATCAGAAACAGTTATATGATTGGATCTATATTTTTAAAAGATCGTATTTCTATAAAGTTTTAGTAGTAAAACTCTTCACCCATTGTTTAAGGTGACCATCAATTTCCATACCAAGTCTATCTTAACCTGACTATATTAGTATTAGCAAAGAATGTGCGAGGAAAAATCACATACGAATTTAGCGGTATATTACCATGACAACCCAGGACGCTATACAGTGAAGATTGAAATTGCAGTCACATCTTCCCAACACCTTTcagattttaaatatattttaatacagTTTTTACTACACACAATTTTTATTATACATAGTTTTTATTACAGAAATATTTTATTACTGTTAATAGGGACACTATAAACCGATTTTTAATGTattgtataatatattttttgtctacGTATCCTAGGGTAAACATGACCTGTAAGCTTGACCCGGTAGCTTTTAGCCTAACCGACCTCACGTtcggttatttaacctgcactccACATACCTTTGTCATttgtacctgaggaagaaaccagtTCGGTTTCGAAACACTTTGTTGTTGTTCTTTGTACTAATTAAAATCCTTTTGTACTTACTTTGTCTACATGACTGGGATGAACGAACAATTATAACCGTGGATCATTCACAAACCGGCTGCGCCAGAGAGGTATCCGCCTGTTTCTCCATTACTCCTGCTGTCCAAATATAGAGGCTTCTTTAACTCTCGAAACGGATCTCAGGCTGCAACCGGACCCAAGTAACTACATCCCAGAGGAATTTTGGAAAATGCTACACTGAATGTTATGCTCCTGGCATAACTTTACAAGGTCAGCACAACTTGAACCCAGTACACACTAAACCTCTTTATCGTTtcttgcactatgtgcgctttgttgcttttttttttcttctttgtctatatatgtggatgtaaacttctgcttgggctcagaagggagggagcgccatttggattttggagtgtggattttgcttggtactagttgtgtttgggttttgctggtatttcagtttataatgtgggggcatatgtaagctgggcagagtactttagggcataataaggtggtataataatggggtgaataaataataattcacaaaTGTGTGGTGagtgtcgcactggtaaatggtgcccaatcttatcctccTTTTGTAACACACTGCACTTTTTTGTTGCCTTTTGACGGCAGAGCTTtaagaaggcttattttttgcgtgccaatctgtagtttttattagtaccgttttagggtgcatgcaactttttgatcactttttatttcattttttgggaggcatagtgaaaatagcaattctaataaaattattaaaaaaaaatgttaaactcATTTGATTGAAGAATGGTAGTACAAATGCAATCAAACCATACACATAATACAGTATACAAAACAGAGATGAGTATGAGACTTAACACATCATCATTTCAAATAAGGGTAAGTACATACATGTATTCAAACATTTAACAGGTGTCCAGAGACCATCAGAAAAAAGAGGAGCAAAGACAAGTCAATACATTGTTTTATAAATTGCATAGATCCACAACCCAGTATGTTCAAATGTGTGTCAATGACCTACGGAGGTCACTATACCTGTGCGGAGTGTACTGAGTCTCCGCAGAGTCACACCATGCTTCCCATATCCTATAGAATTTATCAATGCATCCTCTCTGTCTATACATTATCCTCTCATACGAAATGATAGAGTTCACAAGTGCTTTCCATTTAGCCTCAGTTTGAAGACGTGGGTCCATCCAACTTTGATATcattttttttagtctttttttttttttttttttttaaccgccaTAAACAACATATTACCTTTTATTCTGCCGGGCgatattacagcaataccaaatgtaagtgcctgttttttgcggggtggactgtagtttttattggtatcattttggggtttaTGCACCTTTtttatagtcccactaggggacttgaaggtccaactgtatgatcactgatcatatacactacaATTCttaggtataatacactgcaatacatatcagttttacactgacaggcagcctattaggccctgcctctggcttccgtagatggcagaatgcgaggccattgttagacctccgattgccatagcaaccatcggcaactCTGTATCGCGTCATGTGGGTGCCAAACGGCtttaaaccccttagatgctgcggtcgctattgaccacggcatctaaggggttaatcagcagggt belongs to Rhinoderma darwinii isolate aRhiDar2 chromosome 8, aRhiDar2.hap1, whole genome shotgun sequence and includes:
- the TMEM35A gene encoding putative acetylcholine receptor chaperone, which produces MAAPRTVTIVALSMALGLFFVFMGTIKLTPRLSKDAYSEMRRAYKSYLKALPGLKKLGITSVLLRKTIGSLELACGIVLTLVPGRPRDVVNFVLLLLVLIVLFFHQLVGDPLKRYAHALVFGILLTCRLLVSRQPEEESHDKNETHSVNGAVPRDPKKMKVS